Proteins from one Halovivax limisalsi genomic window:
- the thrS gene encoding threonine--tRNA ligase, which translates to MSASDSQPQIAVVLPDGSELSVDPGATVEDCAYEIGPGLGRDTVAGKLDGELVAKEEPVYDGAALEIVTEGSDEYLRVMRHSAAHALAQAVERRFGEDVQLAIGPPTDDGFYYDFDELDVDEDDLPELEAEIEKIVDADYDIEREEVSIAAAEERLADEPYKLELLEELADEGETVTFYRQGEWEDLCAGPHVDSTGEIGAVKLLEIAGAYWRGDEDNPMQTRIYGTAFESESDLEDFLERREEAKERDHRKIGREMDLFSIQDVTGPGLPLYHPPGKRILRELSGFVEELNEDAGYEYVETPHLFKTDLWKQSGHYDNYREDMFVFELGDDEFGLKPMNCPGHASIFEDHSWSYRDLPVRYAENGKVYRKEQRGELSGLSRVWAFTIDDGHLFVRPDQIEAEVEAIMDAIDEVLSTFDLEYEVALATRPEKSVGSDEIWERAESQLESVLERRKMDYDLEAGDGAFYGPKIDFAFEDAIGRSWDGPTVQLDFNMPERFDLSYVGEDNEEHRPVMIHRALYGSYERFFMMLIEHYEGNFPFWLAPEQVRVLPISDDNLGYAHRVANEFEEFRVEVDHSDATLGRKIRAAHDDRVPYQIIVGDDEAAEGTISVRDRFEDQEEDVAIEDFRSHLVGERDEKRTEPDFLQD; encoded by the coding sequence ATGTCAGCATCAGATTCACAGCCACAGATAGCGGTCGTACTGCCAGACGGATCAGAGCTCTCGGTCGACCCCGGCGCGACCGTCGAGGACTGCGCCTACGAGATCGGTCCCGGCCTCGGGCGCGACACCGTCGCCGGCAAACTCGACGGCGAGCTCGTCGCCAAGGAGGAGCCGGTCTACGACGGAGCGGCCCTCGAGATCGTCACCGAGGGGTCCGACGAGTACCTCCGGGTCATGCGCCACTCCGCCGCCCACGCGCTGGCCCAGGCCGTCGAGCGCCGCTTCGGCGAGGACGTCCAGCTCGCCATCGGTCCGCCGACCGACGACGGCTTCTACTACGACTTCGACGAGCTCGACGTCGACGAGGACGACCTCCCCGAACTCGAGGCCGAGATCGAGAAGATCGTCGACGCAGACTACGACATCGAACGCGAGGAGGTCTCGATCGCGGCGGCCGAGGAGCGCCTGGCCGACGAGCCCTACAAGCTCGAACTCCTCGAGGAACTGGCCGACGAGGGCGAGACGGTCACCTTCTACCGCCAGGGCGAGTGGGAGGACCTCTGTGCCGGCCCGCACGTCGACTCGACGGGCGAGATCGGCGCCGTGAAACTCCTCGAGATCGCCGGCGCCTACTGGCGCGGCGACGAGGACAACCCGATGCAGACCCGCATCTACGGTACCGCCTTCGAGAGCGAGAGCGACCTCGAGGACTTCCTGGAACGCCGCGAGGAGGCCAAAGAGCGCGACCACCGCAAGATCGGCCGCGAGATGGACCTCTTCTCGATCCAGGACGTCACGGGTCCCGGCCTCCCGCTGTATCACCCGCCGGGCAAGCGCATCCTGCGCGAACTCTCGGGCTTCGTCGAGGAACTCAACGAGGACGCGGGCTACGAGTACGTCGAGACGCCCCACCTCTTCAAGACCGACCTCTGGAAGCAGTCGGGCCACTACGACAACTACCGGGAGGACATGTTCGTCTTCGAACTCGGCGACGACGAGTTCGGTCTGAAGCCGATGAACTGTCCGGGTCACGCCTCGATCTTCGAGGACCACTCCTGGAGTTACCGCGACCTGCCCGTCCGGTACGCCGAGAACGGCAAGGTCTACCGCAAGGAACAGCGGGGCGAACTCTCCGGGCTCTCGCGCGTCTGGGCGTTCACGATCGACGACGGCCACCTCTTCGTCCGCCCGGACCAGATCGAAGCCGAGGTCGAGGCGATCATGGACGCCATCGACGAGGTGCTCTCGACGTTCGATCTCGAGTACGAGGTGGCGCTGGCCACGCGCCCCGAGAAGTCCGTCGGCAGCGACGAGATCTGGGAGCGCGCCGAGTCCCAGCTCGAGTCCGTCCTCGAACGTCGGAAGATGGACTACGACCTGGAGGCCGGCGACGGCGCCTTCTACGGCCCGAAAATCGACTTCGCCTTCGAGGACGCGATCGGACGCAGCTGGGACGGCCCGACCGTCCAGCTGGACTTCAACATGCCCGAGCGCTTCGACCTGTCCTACGTCGGCGAGGACAACGAGGAACACCGGCCCGTCATGATCCACCGCGCGCTCTACGGCAGCTACGAGCGCTTCTTCATGATGCTCATCGAGCACTACGAAGGCAACTTCCCGTTCTGGCTCGCGCCCGAACAGGTGCGCGTGCTCCCCATCTCAGACGACAATCTGGGCTACGCCCACCGGGTCGCCAACGAGTTCGAGGAGTTCCGCGTCGAGGTCGACCACTCCGACGCCACGCTCGGCCGAAAGATCCGCGCCGCCCACGACGACCGCGTCCCCTACCAGATCATCGTCGGCGACGACGAGGCGGCCGAGGGGACGATCTCGGTCCGGGATCGTTTCGAGGACCAGGAGGAGGACGTCGCGATCGAGGACTTCCGCTCACATCTCGTAGGGGAGCGCGACGAGAAACGGACGGAGCCGGACTTCTTGCAGGACTGA
- a CDS encoding CARDB domain-containing protein, translating into MTGFVGVGLADVDLGQSTAQEDVASSTTGPIETFEVVDESYTGYYGYAQFSIDWTVDAESGDTVQVTVTNLDTDSVVAEYSGASGSESPVEYYTDGDQYEIELTVTGDGPTQCQRYVGPADGTDNLEFEDCSEGGQPAIEQTGVTLTEQAVTVGEVVTVAADYANTGTAEGTTTAELLVDGTVVDSQQLTLAPEENTTVSFDRTFDAEGEYTVAVDGTTAGTVTVAPPADGPAIDTLSVTDDSEEAGFIRNAETNLTVEWAVQGSSITDTTVTVENLRTGDSAEFSGQSGVDQYIKEFRFDNPMAVTVEATTADGTTLCEQALGYSDGTADFTNRDCVENGQPNVQLADLRASDTEITVGDAVEVTAEYTNTGDAYDNATVEFTGDGLDEPVTKEVAVLPNRTRTASIERTYESAGTQNITVDGQTVSIDVTRPDEADISVVNASLPDGQSGYMVGEQIEVQATVENIGSAAGTKELVLTEEDSDQPLDNATVTVDAGAKRAVTLATTYDEPQVNWTSLRVNGVLAGSFNVLGSEVSITEAYDLLPSEPETVEMTVAYDLGAAGDFEAILSELDSSSVTITDTTGLSVDGETVTADAATEQASVTIQKQIDLNKDSRGITADWAFFDDLNHDERSHVLAVRNRTATTDVTVGGGYVYLGPHERVSETTTKQTITLVVADHADIEEPPQQLLEALTTMSEDFEVGTTMNVTGFGVPGDVNGPGGLAGSNRFWFKSDPSTMIHEYVHTRQSASVKNWEKEAIAEFYEGKATFRYGGKSYDDARAHNPGNPVDLVNGEWSGIGGPDYTHGSDVINAIDSRVIEATDGQRSFEDVFARLNDGENLTAAYEAVTGESLDNFYATYVEGENRPAYDNNPEKYDFTQTETVSGTLPQVAVDSGVVFTSSVWEPFVQFNASNLHPETGLIDSDPIFGVHSYTYPNATTWSTDVVTGVQNSIFDRKTGWNNYSVGFLQEASGGESFPRDGIPDLHALGTAEAPGQLPTDAEPVTIDVVDENGQPVANRTLAVTVKPALDTDNQRFEVEDQTTTDGEFVPGSQPGLELSGSYQIRYRNTTDSSYRFYNFDTSANGSESVRIVDGGVEQPMESSVGQSTIRLFGTIVPNASVAPGDEVTVEALYTDADESGSIPVYVDGQQVDTIDVQGPVSSGTTAAVTLTLDNPGERSIRVGDGPAQTVTVEGDVGDAPSIETFEVTDESTTGTYGYAEFGIDWAVADAQSATVTVTNLDTGSIMAEFSATSGSESPYEYYADGDEYEIELTATAADGSQVCERFVGPADGSTATLQRQACSSSTAGLALTGPATLRGPA; encoded by the coding sequence ATGACGGGGTTCGTCGGCGTCGGTCTCGCCGATGTCGACCTCGGCCAGTCCACTGCCCAGGAAGACGTGGCCTCGTCGACGACCGGACCGATCGAGACCTTCGAGGTCGTCGACGAGAGTTACACCGGGTACTACGGCTACGCGCAGTTCAGTATCGACTGGACGGTCGACGCCGAGTCCGGTGACACGGTCCAGGTTACCGTCACGAATCTCGACACCGACTCGGTCGTCGCGGAGTATTCCGGCGCGTCGGGATCGGAATCGCCCGTCGAGTACTACACCGACGGCGATCAGTACGAGATCGAACTGACCGTCACCGGCGACGGGCCCACCCAGTGTCAGCGCTACGTCGGCCCCGCCGACGGCACCGACAACCTCGAGTTCGAGGACTGCAGCGAGGGTGGCCAGCCCGCCATCGAACAGACCGGCGTGACCCTCACCGAGCAGGCGGTGACCGTCGGCGAGGTCGTCACCGTCGCGGCCGACTACGCGAACACCGGAACCGCGGAGGGAACGACGACCGCCGAGTTGCTGGTCGACGGGACCGTCGTCGATAGCCAGCAGCTCACGCTCGCGCCCGAGGAGAATACGACCGTCTCCTTCGATCGGACCTTCGACGCCGAGGGCGAGTACACCGTCGCCGTCGACGGCACGACCGCCGGCACGGTTACCGTCGCCCCGCCCGCGGATGGGCCGGCCATCGACACGCTCTCGGTGACCGACGACAGTGAGGAAGCCGGCTTTATCCGCAACGCCGAGACGAACCTTACCGTCGAGTGGGCCGTCCAGGGTAGTTCGATCACGGACACTACCGTGACAGTCGAGAATCTCCGGACCGGCGACTCGGCCGAATTTTCCGGTCAATCCGGCGTCGACCAGTACATCAAGGAGTTTCGGTTCGACAATCCGATGGCGGTGACCGTCGAGGCAACCACCGCCGACGGCACGACGCTCTGCGAGCAAGCGCTCGGATACAGTGACGGTACGGCCGACTTCACCAACCGCGACTGCGTCGAGAACGGCCAGCCCAACGTTCAACTGGCCGACCTTCGGGCCTCCGATACGGAGATCACTGTGGGCGACGCAGTCGAGGTCACCGCCGAGTACACCAACACCGGCGACGCCTACGACAACGCCACCGTCGAGTTCACCGGCGACGGACTCGACGAACCCGTGACGAAGGAGGTCGCCGTGCTGCCGAACCGGACGCGGACCGCCTCGATCGAACGAACCTACGAATCGGCCGGCACGCAGAACATCACGGTCGACGGCCAGACCGTCAGTATCGACGTGACGCGTCCCGACGAGGCCGACATCAGCGTCGTGAACGCCTCCCTCCCCGACGGGCAGTCAGGTTACATGGTCGGGGAACAGATCGAGGTCCAGGCGACCGTCGAGAACATCGGCTCGGCGGCCGGCACGAAAGAACTGGTGCTGACCGAAGAGGACAGCGACCAGCCGCTCGATAACGCGACCGTCACCGTCGACGCTGGAGCGAAACGGGCAGTGACGCTCGCGACGACCTACGACGAGCCGCAGGTAAACTGGACCTCCCTTCGGGTCAACGGCGTTCTCGCCGGCAGCTTCAATGTCCTCGGATCGGAGGTTTCGATCACCGAGGCGTACGACCTCCTGCCGTCGGAACCCGAAACGGTCGAGATGACGGTCGCGTACGACCTCGGCGCTGCCGGCGACTTCGAGGCGATACTCTCGGAGCTGGACAGCTCGTCCGTCACGATCACCGACACGACCGGCCTGTCGGTCGACGGTGAAACCGTCACCGCCGATGCAGCGACCGAGCAGGCGTCGGTAACTATCCAGAAACAGATCGACCTGAATAAGGATAGTCGGGGGATCACCGCCGACTGGGCGTTCTTCGACGATCTGAACCACGACGAACGAAGCCACGTGTTGGCCGTGAGAAACCGGACCGCGACCACCGACGTGACAGTCGGGGGTGGGTACGTCTACCTCGGTCCCCACGAGCGAGTGAGCGAGACGACCACGAAGCAGACCATCACCCTCGTCGTTGCGGATCATGCGGACATCGAGGAACCGCCCCAGCAGCTGCTGGAGGCGCTGACGACGATGTCTGAGGACTTCGAGGTCGGTACGACCATGAACGTGACCGGGTTCGGCGTCCCGGGCGACGTGAACGGTCCGGGTGGATTAGCGGGCAGCAACAGGTTCTGGTTCAAGTCCGACCCCTCGACCATGATCCACGAGTACGTCCACACCCGTCAGAGTGCGTCGGTCAAAAACTGGGAGAAGGAAGCGATCGCGGAGTTCTACGAGGGCAAGGCAACGTTCAGGTACGGCGGCAAGTCCTACGACGACGCGCGAGCGCACAACCCCGGCAACCCGGTCGATCTGGTAAACGGCGAGTGGTCAGGTATAGGGGGGCCGGATTACACGCACGGGTCGGACGTGATCAACGCCATCGACAGCCGCGTCATCGAGGCGACTGACGGCCAGCGGTCGTTTGAGGACGTCTTCGCCCGGCTGAACGATGGAGAGAACCTCACCGCCGCCTACGAAGCGGTCACCGGCGAGTCCCTCGACAACTTCTACGCGACCTACGTCGAGGGCGAAAACCGGCCGGCCTACGACAACAATCCCGAGAAGTACGACTTCACACAGACGGAGACCGTCTCTGGAACCCTTCCGCAAGTAGCAGTGGACTCTGGGGTCGTGTTCACCAGTTCGGTTTGGGAGCCGTTTGTGCAGTTCAACGCGAGTAATCTCCATCCCGAAACTGGTCTGATAGACAGCGACCCAATCTTCGGGGTTCACAGCTACACGTATCCGAACGCGACTACGTGGTCGACAGACGTCGTCACCGGCGTTCAGAACTCGATCTTCGACCGCAAGACCGGCTGGAACAACTACAGCGTTGGCTTTCTTCAGGAAGCCAGTGGCGGGGAGTCATTCCCGCGAGACGGCATCCCGGACCTGCACGCCCTTGGCACTGCCGAGGCACCTGGTCAGTTACCGACCGACGCGGAGCCAGTGACGATCGATGTCGTCGACGAGAATGGCCAACCGGTCGCCAACAGGACCCTCGCCGTCACGGTGAAACCGGCCCTCGATACCGACAATCAGCGGTTTGAGGTCGAGGACCAGACGACTACTGACGGCGAGTTCGTCCCCGGTAGCCAGCCGGGACTCGAACTCAGCGGCTCCTACCAGATTCGGTATCGGAATACGACCGACTCCAGCTACCGTTTCTACAACTTCGACACGAGCGCGAACGGATCCGAATCGGTCCGAATCGTCGATGGTGGCGTCGAACAGCCAATGGAGAGTTCCGTTGGCCAGTCGACGATTCGGTTGTTCGGGACCATCGTCCCCAACGCGTCCGTCGCTCCCGGTGACGAGGTTACCGTCGAAGCGCTGTACACCGACGCAGACGAGAGCGGATCCATTCCGGTGTACGTCGACGGTCAGCAGGTCGATACCATCGACGTCCAGGGCCCCGTATCGTCCGGCACGACCGCCGCGGTTACGCTGACGCTCGACAACCCCGGCGAACGGTCGATCCGCGTGGGCGACGGGCCCGCCCAGACCGTCACCGTCGAGGGCGATGTCGGCGACGCGCCGTCGATCGAGACCTTCGAGGTGACCGACGAGAGCACCACCGGTACCTACGGCTACGCGGAATTCGGCATCGACTGGGCCGTCGCCGACGCCCAGAGCGCGACCGTGACGGTGACGAATCTCGACACCGGATCGATTATGGCCGAGTTCAGCGCCACGTCCGGGTCCGAGTCGCCCTACGAGTATTACGCCGACGGCGACGAGTACGAGATCGAACTCACCGCCACGGCTGCGGACGGTTCCCAGGTCTGTGAGCGGTTCGTCGGGCCCGCCGACGGCTCGACGGCGACGCTCCAGCGTCAGGCGTGTTCGTCGTCGACTGCTGGTCTCGCGCTCACCGGCCCCGCAACCCTCCGCGGGCCCGCGTAG